The Enterobacter asburiae genome window below encodes:
- the bcsZ gene encoding cellulose synthase complex periplasmic endoglucanase BcsZ, with translation MKAFRWCALAALMLAALPLRAACTWPAWEQFKKDYISEGGRVVDPSDTRKITTSEGQSYALFFALAANDRSAFDQLLTWTRDNLASGNLNDHLPAWLWGQKDKETWAVIDTNSASDADVWIAWSLLEAGRLWKHPDYTRTGKALLKRIVSEEVVKVPGLGAMLLPGKVGFADENVWRFNPSYLPPQLASYFTRFGTPWTQLRETNQRLLLESAPKGFSPDWVQYQKNKGWRLQQDKSLVGGYDAIRVYLWVGMMSDKDPQKARLLTRFQPMAAKTMKRGVPPEKVDVATGKRTGNGPVGFSAAMLPFLQQRDAQAVQRQRVADHFPDNNAYYSYVLTLFGQGWDQHRFRFTAKGELIPDWGQECASSQ, from the coding sequence GGAGCAGTTTAAAAAGGATTACATCAGTGAGGGCGGGCGTGTCGTTGATCCCAGCGACACGCGCAAAATTACGACCTCGGAAGGGCAAAGCTACGCCTTGTTCTTTGCCCTTGCGGCGAACGATCGCAGCGCGTTTGACCAGCTGCTGACCTGGACGCGCGATAATCTTGCCAGCGGCAATCTCAACGACCATCTGCCCGCCTGGCTATGGGGTCAGAAAGATAAAGAGACGTGGGCGGTGATTGATACCAACTCCGCCTCTGACGCCGATGTCTGGATCGCCTGGTCTCTGCTCGAAGCGGGTCGGTTGTGGAAACATCCGGACTATACCCGCACGGGTAAGGCGCTGCTGAAACGCATTGTCAGTGAGGAAGTGGTGAAAGTGCCGGGGCTCGGCGCAATGCTGCTTCCCGGTAAAGTCGGTTTTGCCGATGAAAACGTCTGGCGTTTTAACCCCAGCTATCTTCCTCCGCAGCTAGCGAGTTATTTCACGCGTTTTGGTACCCCGTGGACCCAGCTTCGTGAAACCAATCAGCGTCTGCTGCTGGAGAGCGCGCCGAAAGGTTTTTCGCCGGACTGGGTTCAGTATCAGAAAAACAAAGGGTGGCGGTTACAGCAGGATAAATCGCTGGTGGGCGGCTACGATGCCATCCGCGTTTATCTCTGGGTGGGAATGATGAGTGATAAAGATCCTCAGAAAGCCCGGCTGCTGACGCGCTTCCAGCCGATGGCGGCAAAGACAATGAAACGGGGTGTGCCGCCGGAGAAAGTGGATGTGGCGACGGGTAAACGCACCGGGAATGGCCCGGTCGGGTTCTCTGCCGCCATGCTGCCGTTTTTACAACAACGTGATGCCCAGGCGGTTCAGCGCCAGCGCGTTGCAGACCATTTTCCCGATAATAATGCCTATTACAGCTACGTGCTGACTCTCTTTGGGCAAGGATGGGATCAGCATCGTTTTCGCTTCACCGCAAAAGGTGAATTAATACCGGATTGGGGCCAGGAATGCGCAAGTTCACAGTAA